In the genome of Nocardia sp. NBC_00416, one region contains:
- the eccB gene encoding type VII secretion protein EccB, with the protein MPSKPTTRWQISGYNFLVRRMEHALVRRDVRMLHDPMRSQVRAYVVGLVLAVVVLAGCGVLALLRPQDKIDKNTILIGKESGAVYVVLNDVVHPALNLASARLAAGEAPDASIVKEAEIGKKARGQLIGIPGAPGSIHFDAAGGGRQWTICDDMKIDGSQDRTTSVLAGGLELGAKASVMEPGKALLVQGEHHTYLIYDRKRARVDMNDRAVTDALDITGVAPRPVSEGLINSIPEVPAIERQTFADPGGTPGYEISGHRIGDVVQVGGSTTVNYVVLADGLQEISPLTAEIIRNSTPQSSTDYAIDQSERTGAKLLDVLHVQTYPQTAPSVLEAKDQPVSCLSWKPIPEAGENTGTRAELQVITGVSLPMADKAKLVPLAQADGSGQNVDSAYLAPGTGAYVQTTGIEPDSQRKDSVFYIADTGVRYGIKNADAAKALGMPEKAEPAPWPIVGLLASGPSLGREEALVAHDGVAPDPAPAAQPVASK; encoded by the coding sequence ATGCCTTCAAAGCCCACAACCAGGTGGCAGATCAGCGGTTACAACTTTCTGGTCCGCCGCATGGAGCATGCGCTGGTGCGGCGGGACGTGCGGATGCTCCACGATCCCATGCGTTCCCAGGTGCGCGCCTATGTGGTGGGGTTGGTGCTGGCCGTGGTGGTTCTCGCGGGTTGTGGGGTGCTGGCGTTGCTGCGGCCGCAGGACAAGATCGACAAGAATACGATCCTCATCGGCAAGGAATCCGGCGCTGTCTATGTGGTGCTGAACGACGTGGTGCATCCGGCGTTGAATCTGGCCTCGGCCCGGCTGGCCGCGGGGGAGGCCCCGGACGCCTCGATCGTGAAGGAAGCCGAGATCGGCAAGAAGGCCAGGGGCCAGCTGATCGGTATTCCGGGTGCGCCCGGCTCGATCCACTTCGACGCCGCGGGCGGCGGCCGGCAGTGGACCATCTGCGACGATATGAAGATCGACGGTAGCCAGGACCGGACCACCTCGGTACTGGCGGGCGGTCTCGAGCTGGGCGCGAAGGCGTCGGTCATGGAGCCGGGCAAGGCCCTGCTGGTGCAGGGCGAGCACCACACCTACCTGATCTACGACAGGAAACGCGCCCGCGTCGATATGAACGACCGCGCGGTTACCGACGCCCTCGACATCACCGGTGTCGCACCGCGGCCGGTGAGCGAGGGCCTGATCAATTCGATTCCCGAGGTGCCGGCCATCGAACGGCAGACCTTCGCCGATCCCGGCGGCACGCCCGGGTACGAGATCAGCGGTCACCGCATCGGTGACGTTGTGCAGGTGGGCGGCTCGACCACCGTGAACTACGTGGTACTCGCCGACGGTTTGCAGGAGATCTCCCCGTTGACCGCCGAGATCATCCGCAACTCGACCCCGCAGTCCTCCACCGATTACGCGATCGACCAGTCCGAGCGGACCGGGGCGAAACTGTTGGACGTCCTGCACGTGCAGACCTACCCGCAGACCGCGCCCAGCGTTCTCGAAGCCAAGGATCAGCCGGTGAGCTGCCTGTCCTGGAAGCCGATCCCCGAGGCCGGGGAGAACACCGGTACCCGTGCGGAACTGCAGGTGATCACCGGGGTGAGCCTGCCGATGGCGGATAAAGCGAAACTGGTTCCGCTGGCGCAGGCGGACGGCTCGGGACAGAATGTGGACTCCGCGTACCTGGCGCCCGGTACGGGCGCGTATGTGCAGACCACCGGTATCGAGCCGGACAGCCAGCGTAAGGACAGCGTCTTCTATATAGCCGATACCGGCGTGCGCTACGGCATCAAGAACGCCGACGCCGCGAAGGCGCTGGGGATGCCGGAGAAAGCCGAGCCCGCGCCCTGGCCGATAGTCGGCCTCCTGGCGTCCGGACCGAGTCTGGGGCGGGAAGAAGCACTAGTAGCGCACGACGGGGTCGCGCCGGACCCGGCACCGGCCGCGCAACCGGTGGCTTCGAAGTAG
- the eccE gene encoding type VII secretion protein EccE codes for MRNLLVAQVFALVTGTVALIAGTNAWIALGVALVAGAIPLIPIGRRVLLDWVGTWWNYRARREYSIGDSNDFRGPDDRSLGLYWDESRVVAVVEVLPPRGGLTRIDRAAVHASHLLPMAELAVCLAQHDILLSGIDIISHGHRSRSGTPAGAIYESLLGPLPATAHRTVWLAIGFDMVDCPGAANRRGGGDEGAARSVTIATQRIVRTLDDAGCGSRVLTASEIRSAVRQVIHGSDARELTHRWRHAELGNSVNIGAAIDPKQLGSEILSQLWVAESRGTTVAVRLRPGSTADTVHVGAAWRSTLRELPEKTKTKGMVSMHGRHRDALLAHLPIGVPDVEDMVPTAEYPIEVLDALALPSSGCGQLIGSDDEGNGVALRLVGAGVSAVYVAGELYLAQQLVFRALAVGERILVRTDRPQAWYQLIETIGNPERLMLAVEMHQSDAMFTATVVDGVLAPAPHAGITTIYVTGDPMGWPATKPDLSIQQPGAIGNRVVLRTATTQIPLNLVSIPREHTYIGEPRTRQQAAPPAGPAQGQVRQPQR; via the coding sequence ATGCGTAATCTACTCGTCGCACAGGTATTCGCGCTCGTCACAGGCACTGTCGCGCTCATCGCCGGGACGAACGCGTGGATCGCGCTGGGGGTCGCGCTCGTCGCCGGGGCGATCCCGCTGATCCCGATAGGCCGCCGGGTACTGCTGGATTGGGTCGGCACCTGGTGGAACTACCGGGCGCGTCGCGAGTACAGCATCGGTGACAGCAACGACTTCCGCGGACCCGACGACCGATCGCTCGGTCTCTACTGGGACGAGAGCCGCGTCGTCGCGGTCGTCGAGGTGCTGCCGCCGCGCGGCGGGCTGACCCGGATCGACCGCGCCGCGGTGCACGCGTCCCACCTGCTGCCCATGGCCGAACTGGCGGTCTGCCTGGCCCAGCACGATATTCTGCTCAGCGGTATCGACATCATCAGTCACGGCCATCGCAGCCGCTCCGGAACTCCGGCCGGCGCCATCTACGAATCCTTGCTGGGACCACTGCCGGCCACGGCGCATCGCACGGTCTGGCTGGCGATCGGATTCGATATGGTCGACTGCCCCGGCGCCGCGAATCGCCGTGGTGGAGGCGACGAGGGAGCCGCGCGTTCGGTGACCATCGCGACCCAGCGGATCGTGCGGACTCTCGACGACGCCGGTTGCGGTTCCCGCGTGCTGACCGCGTCGGAGATCCGGTCGGCCGTGCGGCAGGTGATCCACGGATCCGACGCGCGTGAACTCACCCATCGCTGGCGGCACGCCGAACTCGGCAACAGTGTGAACATCGGCGCCGCCATCGACCCGAAACAGCTGGGCTCGGAGATCCTTTCGCAACTGTGGGTGGCCGAATCCCGCGGGACCACGGTCGCGGTGCGGCTGCGTCCCGGGAGCACGGCCGACACCGTGCACGTCGGCGCGGCCTGGCGGTCGACCCTGCGGGAACTTCCGGAGAAGACGAAAACCAAGGGCATGGTGTCGATGCACGGCCGGCACCGCGACGCGCTGCTCGCGCATCTGCCGATCGGCGTGCCCGATGTCGAGGATATGGTGCCGACCGCCGAATACCCGATCGAGGTGCTGGACGCACTGGCCCTGCCGTCGTCGGGATGCGGCCAGCTGATCGGCTCGGACGACGAAGGCAACGGGGTGGCCCTGCGACTCGTCGGCGCCGGGGTCTCGGCGGTGTACGTCGCGGGCGAACTGTATCTCGCACAGCAACTGGTCTTCCGGGCGCTGGCGGTGGGCGAACGGATCCTGGTGCGCACCGACCGGCCGCAGGCCTGGTACCAGCTGATCGAAACGATCGGAAATCCGGAACGGCTGATGCTGGCCGTGGAAATGCACCAGTCGGACGCCATGTTCACCGCGACGGTGGTGGACGGGGTGCTCGCACCGGCGCCACACGCCGGTATCACCACGATCTATGTCACGGGGGACCCGATGGGCTGGCCGGCCACCAAACCGGACCTGTCCATCCAGCAACCGGGGGCGATCGGCAACCGGGTGGTGCTGCGCACGGCCACCACCCAGATCCCACTCAATCTGGTCTCGATTCCCCGGGAGCACACCTACATCGGCGAACCGCGGACACGGCAGCAGGCCGCGCCACCGGCCGGGCCGGCGCAGGGTCAGGTTCGCCAGCCTCAGCGGTGA
- the eccD gene encoding type VII secretion integral membrane protein EccD: MTHARLDHMEEDSSRGIVRAPDLTRVTILAKHTQVDMAIPVDVPVALVIPSVVDMIAAHSRTNDFDNQGERYEPADWVLARIGQPPLSNSLSLGEQGVRDGELLMLENSANTAPTPLFDDIMYNVAVADSEHFRGWNPETARITGSVLAALTVLAGCTGLLAAPDAMPGWITGAIALGVAVLFVVAAMVLSRVYGDPKTSLVLGGCALPLAFTGGMLIVPDHYDWAHLLLGATLLGATAILAWRVTGVGLGLFIGAGTVALFAIPSALVGLLAAQPMKAVGAVVAAVGLGALSLAPRISMALAKLPLPPVPSPGTPIDPTEDDPDDHRALPTLDALHAKSARARTYLSGLVTATALVTVVGALLAADPSYGGFYWQGIALALVCAAVLMFRSRTYAGAEQAVILIVGGAAILLAMLVAMAFVADLPLAAFGVAMVMLIAALILGIIIPNQSATPPMRRAAELIEYGFVAAVLPLVFWVTDLYSLVRGL, encoded by the coding sequence GTGACGCATGCGCGACTCGACCATATGGAGGAAGATTCCTCGCGGGGTATAGTCCGCGCACCGGATCTCACCAGGGTCACCATTCTGGCCAAACACACCCAGGTCGATATGGCCATTCCGGTCGATGTCCCGGTTGCCCTGGTCATTCCGAGCGTCGTCGACATGATCGCCGCCCACAGCCGGACCAACGACTTCGATAATCAGGGCGAACGCTACGAGCCCGCGGATTGGGTACTGGCCCGGATCGGCCAGCCACCGCTGTCGAACTCACTCAGCCTGGGGGAACAGGGTGTGCGCGACGGCGAACTGCTGATGCTGGAGAACTCCGCGAACACGGCGCCGACTCCGCTGTTCGACGACATCATGTACAACGTCGCCGTCGCCGACTCCGAACATTTCCGCGGTTGGAATCCCGAGACGGCGCGGATCACCGGATCGGTCCTGGCGGCGCTCACCGTGCTCGCGGGCTGCACCGGACTGCTGGCCGCGCCGGACGCGATGCCCGGCTGGATCACCGGAGCGATCGCACTGGGTGTGGCGGTGTTGTTCGTAGTCGCGGCGATGGTACTGAGCCGGGTGTACGGGGATCCGAAGACTTCGCTGGTGCTGGGCGGTTGCGCCCTGCCGCTGGCATTCACCGGCGGCATGCTGATCGTGCCGGACCACTACGACTGGGCCCACCTACTGCTCGGCGCCACCCTGCTCGGCGCCACGGCGATCCTGGCCTGGCGGGTCACCGGGGTGGGCCTCGGCCTGTTCATCGGCGCGGGCACCGTCGCGCTCTTCGCGATCCCCTCCGCACTGGTCGGACTGCTCGCCGCGCAACCGATGAAAGCCGTCGGCGCTGTGGTGGCGGCCGTCGGACTCGGCGCGCTGTCGCTGGCGCCGCGAATCTCTATGGCATTGGCGAAACTTCCGCTGCCGCCGGTGCCCTCCCCGGGTACGCCGATCGACCCCACCGAGGACGATCCCGACGACCACCGGGCCCTCCCGACCCTGGACGCCCTGCACGCGAAGTCCGCCCGGGCGCGCACCTATTTGAGTGGGTTGGTCACGGCGACAGCGCTTGTCACGGTGGTGGGCGCGCTGCTGGCCGCGGATCCGTCCTACGGCGGGTTCTACTGGCAGGGCATCGCGCTGGCGCTGGTGTGCGCAGCGGTTCTCATGTTCCGCAGCCGCACCTATGCCGGTGCCGAACAGGCGGTGATCCTGATCGTGGGCGGGGCCGCGATCCTACTGGCCATGCTGGTGGCGATGGCTTTCGTCGCCGACCTCCCGCTGGCCGCGTTCGGGGTTGCCATGGTCATGCTGATCGCGGCGCTGATCCTCGGCATCATCATCCCCAATCAGTCGGCGACCCCACCGATGCGGCGGGCCGCCGAACTGATCGAATACGGCTTCGTGGCCGCCGTGCTGCCGCTCGTGTTCTGGGTGACCGACCTCTACTCTCTCGTCCGCGGACTGTGA
- the mycP gene encoding type VII secretion-associated serine protease mycosin has product MSASLGLGYPVAYADRPAPVDPGQLPAGDPAKPAQATERKANTACNNTVAGGGGPTVPPAQAGLDLTRAWQFSEGAGQVVAVIDTGVARHPRLPGLRPGGDFVANSGDGTEDCDAHGTIVAGIIGASRLPDEGFSGVAPAATVLTIRQTSDKYVKAGSNSTKSPEDLSKEGYGNVATMAQAVRRAADLGATVINISEVACSSSPISDSSLGAALDYAVHQKNAVVVTSAGNTDNDNCKGNTAIQDPLHPAADPWGNATVNVTPARYDDLVLSVGSINANGAPSEFTVPGPWLSVAAPGENIVSLDVHSGGVINGTVNAQGAQQTINGTSFAAPYVSGVVALVRSRFPELSAVEVMKRIQATAHAPAEGWNSYVGYGAVDPIAALTNEVPDELRPKQPNPAISKQLAVPAPPTPPDHTARNVALIGSGIIGGSLILGYLASFPARRRFGVGEDDA; this is encoded by the coding sequence ATGAGCGCGTCGCTGGGGTTGGGATATCCGGTCGCGTATGCCGACCGGCCCGCACCCGTGGACCCCGGTCAACTCCCGGCGGGCGATCCGGCGAAACCCGCTCAGGCGACGGAACGCAAGGCCAATACCGCCTGCAACAACACTGTCGCCGGCGGCGGCGGACCGACGGTGCCGCCCGCCCAGGCGGGCCTCGATCTCACTCGGGCATGGCAGTTCTCCGAGGGCGCGGGGCAGGTGGTCGCGGTGATCGACACCGGCGTCGCCCGCCACCCGCGGCTGCCCGGTCTGCGCCCCGGCGGGGATTTCGTGGCCAACAGCGGTGACGGCACCGAGGACTGCGATGCGCACGGAACCATCGTGGCCGGCATCATCGGGGCCAGCCGACTGCCGGACGAAGGGTTTTCCGGAGTCGCCCCGGCGGCGACCGTTCTCACCATCCGGCAGACCAGCGATAAATATGTGAAGGCCGGCAGCAACAGCACCAAATCGCCGGAAGACCTCTCCAAAGAGGGATACGGCAATGTCGCCACCATGGCGCAGGCCGTTCGCCGAGCCGCCGACCTGGGGGCGACCGTTATCAACATCTCCGAGGTCGCCTGCAGTTCCAGCCCGATCTCCGACAGTTCGCTCGGCGCCGCGCTGGACTACGCGGTCCATCAGAAGAACGCGGTGGTGGTCACCTCGGCGGGCAATACCGATAACGACAATTGCAAGGGCAACACCGCGATCCAGGATCCGCTGCACCCCGCGGCCGACCCGTGGGGCAACGCCACCGTCAATGTCACTCCGGCCCGCTACGACGATCTCGTCCTGTCGGTCGGCTCGATCAACGCCAACGGCGCGCCCTCGGAGTTCACCGTGCCCGGGCCCTGGCTGAGTGTCGCCGCGCCGGGTGAGAACATCGTCTCCCTGGATGTGCACAGCGGCGGAGTCATCAACGGCACGGTCAATGCCCAAGGCGCACAGCAGACGATCAACGGCACCAGCTTCGCGGCCCCCTACGTTTCCGGGGTGGTCGCGCTGGTCCGCTCCCGGTTCCCCGAACTCTCCGCGGTCGAGGTCATGAAGCGGATCCAGGCCACCGCGCACGCGCCCGCCGAAGGCTGGAACTCGTATGTGGGATACGGCGCCGTCGATCCCATCGCGGCCCTGACCAACGAGGTTCCCGACGAACTGCGACCCAAGCAGCCGAATCCGGCGATCAGCAAACAGCTCGCTGTCCCCGCGCCGCCCACCCCGCCGGACCATACGGCGCGCAATGTGGCGCTCATCGGAAGCGGAATCATCGGCGGCAGCCTGATTCTCGGCTATCTGGCTTCGTTCCCCGCCCGCCGCCGCTTCGGAGTCGGCGAAGACGACGCCTGA
- the eccCa gene encoding type VII secretion protein EccCa, with product MTTVRFQRRARRELPRTPGGEVSLQPPPEIPRVTPGNLLAKLMPVVMILGMVGMMALMFTQGGGIASNPMSLMFPMMMMVSMVGMFAGQGNGKGAKAAEANEDRKDYLRYLDQVRKDVGVTAAEQRSAVEWSHPEPGLVWMLAGTSRMWERRPSDKDFCHVRIGIGGQRLATRLVAPETGPVEELEPIAAVSLRRFVRAHSTVPDLPTAIAVKGFATIALDGDRAQARDMARAMLVQLAMFHGPDQVLTAIVCGPDTSPEWEWTKWLPHTQHPDAQDGVGTQRMFFGSIREAMAGLAPILGNRVRYSRNQPTNSAMVHVVIVVDGGLLEAEDDQLRESGYEGVTVIDLCGYAPRLAVSRGIGLTIRNGECLGRGATGNQERFAVIDRISREQAQQVSRRLAPYRAATQRSSDVEVTEGETINTWAQLMSLGDIGSFNPESAWRPRYGRERLRVPFGVGADGLPVVLDIKEAAEAGMGPHGLCIGATGSGKSEFLRTLVLSLLATHSPDQLNLVLVDFKGGATFLGLDGVPHVAAVITNLEEEADLVDRMRDALAGEMNRRQEVLRQAGNFANVSEYEKARAAGADLDPLPALFVVLDEFSELLTQHPDFAELFVMIGRLGRSLHVHLLLASQRLEEGKLKGLESHLSYRIGLKTFSANESRQVLGVPDAYNLPNNPGGGYLKSDSGEIQRFQASYVSGPYVGGGPQRDIAVATRAGEIDITARPFLAKHVEFRAVDRVALAPEPLHDPEPLVEDGEQISNIGMLVARIRGHGRPAHEIWLPPLDSAPPLDQLVPRSILTGEYNAQASLRAPIGIVDRPYDQRRDPLVVDLSGARGNVAVVGGPQSGKSTMLRTLIMAMSLTHTAEQVQFYCLDFGGGTLSSLQGLPHVGSVAGRLDHDQVRRTIAEMTTIVRTRELRFRQLGIESMSEFRRLRAGDPAASQAATGAHEDPFGDVFLVIDGFGSIRQDFEPLEQAIMNLAVQGLSYGVHVVIALSRWMEARPQLKDQIGTRLELRLGDPADSEFGRKVAALVPQGRPGRGMTPESLHMLTALPRVDGSSDPEDISRGVADAVARLQQMTPGRPAPQVRMLPEQLDREQFVRAIGPWQGPADRRNVAIPIGINESELAPVFLNFDDNPHFLIFGDTESGKSTLLRNIVSGIVESNARDKAALILVDFRRTMLGYFDQDRLAAYATGAEGLTTNMRDLAALLRTRMPGPNVTPQELRDRSWWTGPDLFVIVDDYDLVSSGSSGNPLAQILDYLAHAKDIGLHLIISRRSGGAGRALYEPVISRMRDLATPGLIMSGSREEGGLLGNVRASAMPPGRGTLVGRSGNELIQTSWMPTQ from the coding sequence ATGACCACTGTCCGGTTCCAGCGGCGTGCGCGTCGCGAGCTTCCGCGAACTCCCGGCGGCGAGGTCAGCCTGCAACCGCCCCCCGAGATCCCCCGCGTAACCCCCGGAAATCTGCTGGCCAAGCTCATGCCGGTGGTGATGATCCTCGGCATGGTCGGGATGATGGCGCTGATGTTCACCCAGGGCGGTGGTATCGCGTCGAACCCGATGTCGCTGATGTTCCCGATGATGATGATGGTCTCGATGGTCGGCATGTTCGCCGGGCAGGGCAACGGCAAGGGCGCCAAGGCCGCCGAGGCCAACGAGGACCGTAAGGACTATCTGCGCTATCTCGACCAGGTCCGGAAGGATGTCGGCGTGACGGCGGCCGAGCAGCGGTCCGCGGTGGAGTGGAGTCATCCGGAACCGGGGCTGGTCTGGATGCTCGCCGGCACGTCCCGGATGTGGGAGCGCCGTCCCTCCGACAAGGACTTCTGTCATGTCCGCATCGGCATCGGCGGACAGCGGCTGGCCACCCGCCTGGTCGCGCCGGAGACCGGACCGGTGGAGGAACTCGAACCGATCGCCGCGGTCTCGCTACGCCGCTTCGTCCGTGCTCATTCCACGGTGCCGGATCTGCCCACCGCGATCGCGGTGAAGGGTTTCGCCACCATCGCGCTCGACGGCGACCGGGCCCAGGCCCGGGATATGGCGCGCGCGATGCTGGTCCAGCTGGCCATGTTCCACGGGCCGGATCAGGTGCTCACCGCGATCGTCTGCGGACCCGACACCAGCCCGGAGTGGGAGTGGACCAAATGGCTGCCGCATACCCAGCATCCGGACGCACAGGACGGTGTCGGCACCCAGCGCATGTTCTTCGGATCGATCCGGGAGGCGATGGCCGGGCTGGCCCCGATTCTCGGCAACCGGGTCCGCTACTCCCGTAACCAGCCCACCAACTCCGCCATGGTGCACGTGGTGATCGTGGTGGACGGCGGCCTGCTCGAGGCCGAGGACGATCAGCTGCGCGAATCCGGATACGAAGGGGTCACCGTTATCGACCTCTGCGGTTACGCGCCCCGGTTGGCGGTCTCCCGCGGTATCGGCCTCACAATCCGCAACGGCGAATGCCTCGGGCGTGGCGCCACCGGCAACCAGGAGCGTTTCGCGGTCATCGACCGGATCAGCCGGGAACAGGCCCAGCAGGTGTCGCGTCGGCTCGCCCCGTATCGCGCGGCCACCCAGCGCAGCAGCGATGTCGAGGTCACCGAGGGGGAGACCATCAACACCTGGGCTCAGTTGATGAGCCTGGGCGATATCGGCTCGTTCAATCCGGAGAGCGCGTGGCGGCCCCGCTACGGCCGGGAGCGCCTGCGAGTCCCCTTCGGCGTCGGCGCCGACGGCCTGCCCGTCGTTCTCGATATCAAGGAGGCCGCCGAAGCCGGCATGGGTCCGCACGGTCTGTGCATCGGCGCGACCGGTTCCGGTAAATCCGAATTTCTGCGCACCCTGGTGTTGAGCCTGCTCGCCACACATTCGCCGGACCAGCTCAACCTGGTACTGGTGGACTTCAAAGGTGGTGCGACCTTCCTGGGTCTGGACGGTGTGCCGCATGTCGCGGCCGTCATTACCAACCTGGAAGAGGAGGCCGACCTCGTCGATCGTATGCGCGACGCCCTGGCCGGTGAGATGAACCGGCGCCAGGAGGTCCTGCGCCAGGCCGGGAACTTCGCGAACGTCTCCGAATACGAGAAGGCGCGGGCCGCCGGCGCCGATCTGGATCCGCTGCCGGCCTTGTTCGTGGTCCTCGACGAATTCTCCGAACTTCTCACCCAGCACCCCGATTTCGCGGAACTGTTCGTGATGATCGGCCGGCTCGGTCGTTCGCTGCATGTCCATCTGCTGCTCGCGTCGCAGCGTCTGGAGGAGGGCAAGCTCAAAGGCCTGGAATCCCATCTCTCCTACCGGATCGGCCTGAAGACGTTCTCCGCCAACGAGTCCCGTCAGGTGCTCGGTGTACCGGATGCGTACAACCTCCCCAACAACCCCGGCGGCGGTTATCTGAAATCCGATTCCGGCGAGATCCAGCGCTTCCAGGCGTCCTATGTCTCGGGGCCCTACGTCGGCGGGGGTCCCCAGCGGGATATCGCGGTCGCGACCAGAGCCGGTGAAATCGATATCACCGCACGCCCTTTCCTGGCCAAGCACGTCGAATTCCGCGCTGTGGACCGGGTCGCGCTGGCCCCCGAGCCGCTGCACGATCCCGAACCCCTGGTGGAGGACGGCGAACAGATCTCCAATATCGGCATGCTGGTCGCCCGCATCCGGGGGCACGGCCGCCCGGCCCACGAGATCTGGCTGCCGCCCCTGGATTCCGCGCCGCCGCTGGATCAGCTCGTCCCGCGGTCGATCCTCACCGGCGAATACAATGCCCAGGCCAGCCTGCGCGCGCCGATCGGCATCGTCGACCGTCCGTATGACCAGCGGCGTGATCCATTGGTGGTGGATCTGTCCGGTGCACGGGGCAATGTGGCGGTGGTCGGCGGTCCGCAGTCGGGTAAATCGACCATGCTGCGCACGTTGATCATGGCGATGTCGCTGACCCACACCGCAGAGCAGGTGCAGTTCTACTGCCTGGACTTCGGCGGCGGTACTCTCTCCAGTCTCCAGGGCCTGCCGCATGTCGGATCGGTGGCGGGCCGGTTGGACCACGACCAGGTGCGCCGCACCATCGCCGAGATGACCACCATTGTGCGCACCCGCGAACTGCGGTTTCGGCAGCTCGGTATCGAGTCCATGTCGGAGTTCCGGCGGCTGCGTGCCGGCGATCCGGCGGCCAGCCAGGCCGCTACCGGCGCCCACGAGGACCCCTTCGGCGACGTCTTCCTGGTGATCGACGGATTCGGTTCGATCCGCCAGGATTTCGAACCGCTCGAACAGGCGATCATGAACCTCGCGGTCCAGGGGCTGTCCTACGGCGTCCACGTGGTGATCGCGCTCTCCCGCTGGATGGAGGCCCGCCCCCAGCTCAAGGATCAGATCGGCACCCGTCTCGAACTGCGACTCGGCGATCCGGCCGACTCCGAGTTCGGCCGTAAGGTCGCGGCGCTGGTCCCGCAGGGCCGCCCGGGCCGGGGTATGACCCCGGAGAGCCTGCACATGCTCACCGCGCTCCCGCGCGTCGACGGGTCCTCGGATCCCGAGGACATCAGTCGTGGTGTCGCCGACGCGGTCGCGCGACTCCAGCAGATGACACCCGGTCGTCCCGCCCCGCAGGTCCGGATGCTGCCCGAACAGCTCGATCGCGAACAATTCGTCCGCGCTATCGGTCCCTGGCAGGGCCCGGCGGACCGCCGCAATGTCGCGATCCCGATCGGTATCAACGAATCCGAGCTGGCTCCGGTCTTCCTCAACTTCGACGACAACCCGCACTTCTTGATCTTCGGCGACACCGAATCCGGTAAATCGACACTGCTGCGCAATATCGTCAGCGGCATCGTCGAATCGAACGCCCGGGACAAGGCGGCGCTCATCCTGGTCGATTTCCGGCGCACCATGCTCGGCTACTTCGATCAGGATCGGCTGGCCGCCTACGCGACCGGCGCCGAGGGCCTGACCACGAATATGCGTGATCTCGCCGCGCTGCTGCGGACCCGGATGCCCGGTCCGAACGTCACCCCGCAGGAACTGCGCGATCGCTCTTGGTGGACCGGTCCGGATCTGTTCGTGATCGTCGACGACTACGACCTGGTGTCCAGCGGATCGAGCGGCAACCCGCTCGCACAGATCCTCGACTATCTCGCGCACGCCAAGGACATCGGCCTGCACCTGATCATCTCGCGCCGTTCCGGCGGTGCGGGACGGGCGTTGTACGAGCCGGTGATCTCCCGCATGCGCGACCTGGCCACACCTGGTCTGATCATGAGCGGTAGCCGTGAGGAGGGCGGTCTGCTCGGGAATGTCCGCGCGAGTGCGATGCCGCCGGGTCGCGGCACCCTGGTCGGTCGTTCGGGCAACGAGCTCATCCAGACCTCGTGGATGCCGACACAATAA